A single genomic interval of Rhizobium leguminosarum bv. trifolii WSM1325 harbors:
- a CDS encoding conserved hypothetical protein (KEGG: rec:RHECIAT_CH0002530 hypothetical protein) translates to MSEIPTIKPRRKGRSGMQAMLIPSQQMVAEQIRSAPEGVLTDVGLLRRRLAAQYGADACCPVTMQRHLRAIAELSFGALEKGEPVSTVTPYWRMVDPASLLAKRLTGGPTFIRERLAAEGRE, encoded by the coding sequence ATGAGCGAAATTCCGACGATCAAGCCGCGGCGCAAAGGCCGTAGCGGAATGCAGGCGATGCTTATTCCATCGCAGCAGATGGTCGCAGAGCAAATTCGATCGGCACCGGAAGGTGTCCTCACCGACGTCGGCCTTCTCCGTCGCCGTCTCGCTGCTCAATACGGGGCAGACGCCTGTTGCCCGGTGACCATGCAGCGGCATTTGCGTGCGATCGCCGAGCTATCCTTCGGGGCACTGGAGAAGGGCGAGCCGGTGTCGACGGTTACGCCCTATTGGCGCATGGTCGATCCCGCAAGTCTGCTTGCGAAGCGTCTCACAGGTGGCCCCACCTTCATCCGGGAGCGGCTGGCCGCGGAAGGTCGGGAGTGA
- a CDS encoding aliphatic sulfonates family ABC transporter, periplsmic ligand-binding protein (KEGG: aliphatic sulfonate substrate binding component of ABC transporter; K02051 sulfonate/nitrate/taurine transport system substrate-binding protein~TIGRFAM: aliphatic sulfonates family ABC transporter, periplsmic ligand-binding protein~PFAM: Substrate-binding region of ABC-type glycine betaine transport system~SMART: extracellular solute-binding protein family 3), producing MEFTTDGVDQPKDRPDTIKKGKVMISRRQTLGLFAAAAATAILPAVRPARAAASEFRIGWQKNGVLALAKRRSALEKRLADHGITVSWSEFTSGPPLLEALGAGALDFGATGDVPPLFAQAAGGQLYYVGLYKGSPAASAILVRKDSSIKTLEDLKGKKVAFKRGSSAHNVTVKVLRKAGLKPEDVEQLDLSPPDAAAAFKNGSIDAWSIWDPYLAIAEADPETRIITTAEGIVDSYSFFLANRDFTDANGQVIVDVLDELAKVGKSAQSNLDETVKELSEITGVPADVTRVTLTRKGADLGSVSTITDAAAAYQQALADEFYGLGILPKKLVTGDIVWRPKAS from the coding sequence ATGGAATTCACCACTGACGGGGTCGACCAGCCGAAAGACAGGCCCGACACCATAAAAAAGGGGAAAGTCATGATTTCACGTCGACAAACGCTCGGGCTTTTCGCAGCAGCTGCGGCCACGGCAATCCTGCCGGCTGTCAGGCCGGCACGCGCTGCCGCCAGCGAGTTCCGTATCGGCTGGCAGAAGAACGGCGTGCTGGCGCTCGCCAAGCGTCGCAGTGCACTTGAAAAGCGGCTTGCCGATCACGGCATTACCGTCAGCTGGTCGGAATTCACCTCCGGCCCGCCGCTTCTCGAAGCGTTAGGCGCAGGCGCTCTCGATTTCGGCGCGACCGGCGATGTACCGCCGCTCTTTGCCCAGGCGGCCGGCGGGCAGCTCTATTATGTCGGTCTCTACAAGGGTAGCCCGGCAGCCTCGGCCATCCTCGTGCGCAAGGATTCGTCGATCAAGACACTTGAAGACCTCAAGGGAAAAAAGGTCGCTTTCAAGCGCGGCTCCAGCGCGCATAATGTAACGGTCAAGGTTCTGCGCAAGGCAGGCCTGAAGCCCGAAGATGTCGAGCAGCTCGACCTTTCGCCGCCGGATGCTGCCGCCGCTTTCAAGAATGGCAGTATCGACGCCTGGTCGATCTGGGATCCATATCTGGCGATTGCCGAAGCTGATCCGGAGACTCGTATCATCACGACCGCTGAAGGCATCGTCGACTCCTACAGTTTCTTCCTCGCCAATCGCGATTTTACCGATGCTAATGGGCAAGTGATCGTCGACGTGCTCGATGAGCTTGCCAAGGTCGGTAAGTCGGCACAGAGCAATCTCGACGAAACGGTGAAGGAGCTTTCCGAAATTACCGGTGTGCCGGCTGACGTGACGCGCGTGACATTGACACGCAAGGGCGCCGATCTCGGCAGCGTCTCGACCATCACCGATGCCGCCGCCGCCTATCAGCAAGCACTCGCAGACGAGTTCTACGGGCTCGGCATCCTGCCGAAGAAGCTCGTGACCGGCGATATCGTCTGGCGTCCCAAGGCGAGCTGA